Within Sulfurospirillum diekertiae, the genomic segment GTGAATGAATGGAAAAAAGAGTTTAAAGACGAAGAGGGGGTAATACATGGCATTGTGATTGCCAAAAGCTATGAAGCCAAAACGTATAAAATAAAAACAGGCACCTCATTAAGAGATGCTCTTGTCATGTGCCCAGGTCTTATCGTGCTTCCGAGTGACCATCTCTTTTACCAAATGCTCTCCTTTAAACTCAAAGCCTACCTTGAAACCAAAATCCCCCTCTTAGAGCAATACAGCATTGATGAGTTTTTTGGAGATGTGGGTGGCTGGGTAGAAGAGGAAAATACCTTAGCCTTTATCCAAGCCTTACAACAAGAGATTTTAGAACGCTTTGATTTGCCTATCTCCATTGCTGCGAGTAAAAGCAAATGGATTGCAAAGCTTGCTACCGATACCATTAAGCCTTATGGGACGAAAGTGATTGAAGCTCATGAAGTCAGTACCTTTACAGACCCCATAAAAATAGAGGATTTCCCAGGAATTGGAAGAGCGATAGAGCGGCGGTTAAAAAGCTATGGCGCAGAAACACTGGGAGATGCCAAACGCATGCAACGACTCTTTGAGTCCTATGGAAAAACAGGCAAAGAGCTCTATCTAAAAATCTTAGGAGAAGACAACGAACCCGTTCATCCTTCCAGAGAGCGAAAAGGCATTGGTATCAGTCGTAACTTTGCAGCCATTGGAGAGAGGGAAGAGTTAAAACGCAGAGTGCTGATACTCTCACGGTATCTAAGCTACACCATCAGTAAACTAGGACTCAATCCCACCACCTTTTATATGAAGCTGCGTTACCAATACGGCACCAAGTCTGCTAAATCTATCACCCATGATCGGTTATTCAATGAAGCTTTCTTTATTGACCTTGCCCAAAGCCTCTTTGATGAACTGGACACTCATCCTCATTATAAGATTCACTACATTGGCTTGGGGGCGAGTAATTGCACAGGGGTTCATAAGCGTAAAAGCTTTTCGATTCTTGAGATTGAAAAGGATACCAAACATGCCAAACTCACCCATGGGCTTATGAAAATCAGGGATAAGTATGGGGTGGATATGATTGGGTATGGAAGGGAGAGGGTAGGGTAAGCCTCAAGTCGATTCACGGTGAGGCTACGAGATCAAAGCCGAGTCACACGGCTACTGATAAACAGTACGGACATATTCTCTTTGATAGTAAAAGTATAGCAAAAATAGAGGATATGGCAGACCAAAAACTGCCACGAACTTTACGGTTGTCGCCTAGTGCCCGAGAAATCTCGTCCTTTAGCTCACGTCCGAAACCGCACTCCGATGGTTTTAAGAATAACATTATAGCAAAAAATAGAGGTAGGGTCGCCCTACCCTACACTTCAACCTAGCCAAAAGCTACCTGAACAAGGCGATGGTGCATTTGCACTTTCTCTAGTTGGCGAGGACGCCTTGCTGCAATCAAAGATGTGCCACAATGCTCTACGTCCGAAACGATTTCCTCGTACATTAAAATTGTACCACAAAAGAGTCTAATATATGGATTGAATTAATTGATTAAATGCTATATCATTTGATATACTTTCGCTAGGGGCTGACGAAGGAGTAGAGTGGAACTTAGCCTCATCACTCGCTGTAACTCCTTCGGTGCGTAACTCTCTTAAATAATAAATCACACTAATAAATATTATATAATACTTTCCATCTTTCCAAAAAGTAGGACTATGCGCTATATTGGCTCAAAACGCTCGCTTATGCCTTTCATAAAAGAAACGATTCACTCTGTGGTTGGTCACGATTTATCGCAATCTATTTTTTGTGATTTATTTGCAGGAACGGGCGCGGTTGGTTGTGCTTTTAAAAAAGAGGTGAAGCAAGTCATTAGCAATGACATTGAACACTACAGCTATGTCCTCAATAAAAACTACATTGAAAATCATCTCCCACTCTTACATGTAAGCTCTCTCATCGATGAACTCAATCAAGCCTTACATGTAGAGGGTTTTATTTATCAGCATTATTGTACTGGCTCAGGAAGTGGGCGTTTGTATTTTAGTGACGATAACGCTAAAAAAATTGACGCTATACGCCTTAAAATTGAAGAGTGGAAGAGAATAGGGCGCATTGGTGCGTCAATGTATTATTTTTTACTGGCTTCCTTGCTTGAATCTGCTGATAGGGTTGCCAATACTGCTTCGATGTACGGTTCTTTTCTAAAAACGCTCAAACCCACTGCCAAAGCTACGCTAGAACTTAAACCCGCCTATTTTCAGATTAACGATAACTCACATGTAGTCTATCAAGAAGATGCCAACGCGCTTATTCAATCCATCAGTGGAGATATTCTCTATCTTGACCCACCGTACAATTTTAGACACTATGGTGCGTACTATCACTTACTTAACACGATTGCAACTTATGATGACTTTATCCCCAAGGGCAAGAGTGGTCTTCGTACATGTAAGACCAGTTCTTACTGTCTCAAAAAAAGCGTACATGTAGCCTTTGAAGAGCTTATCTCAAATGCACAATTCAAATACATCTTTGTAAGCTACAATAACGAGGGCTACATGAGCCAAGAGGAGATAGAAGCGATTATGTCAAGCTATGGACGATACAGTGTTGTCAAACGAACTGCTAAACTGGTCAGTAGAAAATGTAATTTGAGAGTTGCATTTTTATTTAAAACCTTAAAGAACCAAGTTAAATTGGTTAAACTCCATTTTCAAATTTTTGGAAAGGAGTT encodes:
- a CDS encoding DNA adenine methylase; its protein translation is MRYIGSKRSLMPFIKETIHSVVGHDLSQSIFCDLFAGTGAVGCAFKKEVKQVISNDIEHYSYVLNKNYIENHLPLLHVSSLIDELNQALHVEGFIYQHYCTGSGSGRLYFSDDNAKKIDAIRLKIEEWKRIGRIGASMYYFLLASLLESADRVANTASMYGSFLKTLKPTAKATLELKPAYFQINDNSHVVYQEDANALIQSISGDILYLDPPYNFRHYGAYYHLLNTIATYDDFIPKGKSGLRTCKTSSYCLKKSVHVAFEELISNAQFKYIFVSYNNEGYMSQEEIEAIMSSYGRYSVVKRTAKLVSRKCNLRVAFLFKTLKNQVKLVKLHFQIFGKELSVKKR